Proteins encoded in a region of the Paenibacillus pedocola genome:
- a CDS encoding CapA family protein, whose translation MYPPRSRKREKNKRSSKRRRRTVWSWINVSLLLLITAMLTYYFIGDPGGGPTSQPPSAETAGSPSPSPEPVIAQPSATVTPEPEATASPEPSPSATPEVSPTPSPSEEAAVTSSPDSSGAGDNSSGDVSGLPGDVSGATVKLNFAGDVIFSGKVADLLQKKGYDYSYSALDGMFQKDDLTIVNLETPITTGGVGAENKQYVFKGAPQALDALKSAGVDAVNLANNHTLDQGEQGLLDTLNNLSTRGIPYVGAGKNSQEAYTAQYFERNGIKIALLGFTRVIPHSDWMAGASKPGVASVYDSMEALKTISAAKKKADLVVVVVHWGKERVEQYDAAQQTLGRSFIDAGADLVMGGHPHVLQGIEPYKGKWIAFSTGNFIFTRSTTAATWETAVFQAECGITGQCSLTLHPMDAELGQPVPMNDADGQLLLNKVQSLSSGLVKIGSDGRVTQAGR comes from the coding sequence ATGTATCCGCCGCGATCACGCAAAAGAGAGAAGAATAAGCGCAGCAGTAAACGCCGACGCAGAACGGTATGGTCATGGATTAATGTAAGCTTATTATTATTGATTACTGCCATGTTAACCTATTATTTTATTGGAGACCCTGGCGGCGGCCCGACCTCGCAGCCCCCGTCAGCGGAGACAGCAGGTTCGCCATCCCCATCCCCGGAACCTGTTATTGCTCAGCCTTCCGCAACGGTGACACCTGAGCCGGAAGCTACTGCGTCACCTGAGCCGTCGCCTTCCGCTACTCCGGAGGTTTCACCAACACCTTCTCCATCTGAGGAGGCTGCTGTAACCTCTTCGCCAGACAGCAGCGGTGCAGGTGATAACAGTTCAGGGGATGTTTCCGGCTTGCCCGGGGATGTTTCAGGGGCGACCGTTAAGCTCAATTTTGCCGGGGATGTCATTTTCTCGGGCAAAGTAGCCGATTTGCTTCAGAAGAAGGGCTATGATTATTCCTACTCTGCGCTGGATGGCATGTTCCAGAAGGATGATCTGACCATTGTAAATCTGGAGACTCCGATCACCACTGGTGGCGTAGGTGCAGAGAATAAGCAGTATGTGTTCAAGGGAGCCCCGCAGGCGCTGGATGCGCTCAAGTCAGCAGGTGTGGATGCGGTCAATCTGGCCAACAATCATACGCTAGACCAGGGTGAGCAGGGGCTGCTGGATACACTGAACAACCTGAGCACACGGGGGATCCCTTATGTAGGCGCAGGTAAGAACAGCCAAGAAGCATACACCGCCCAATATTTTGAACGAAACGGGATCAAGATTGCACTCCTCGGCTTCACCCGTGTCATTCCACACAGCGATTGGATGGCGGGGGCAAGCAAGCCGGGAGTAGCCAGTGTCTATGACAGTATGGAAGCGCTCAAGACCATTTCAGCCGCCAAGAAAAAAGCGGATCTGGTTGTAGTAGTTGTCCATTGGGGCAAAGAGCGGGTGGAACAGTATGACGCTGCCCAGCAGACCCTGGGCCGCAGCTTCATTGATGCAGGAGCAGATCTGGTCATGGGCGGTCATCCGCATGTACTGCAGGGGATCGAACCTTACAAAGGCAAGTGGATTGCCTTCAGCACCGGGAATTTCATTTTTACACGCTCAACGACTGCGGCCACCTGGGAGACCGCTGTCTTTCAGGCGGAATGCGGCATCACAGGCCAGTGTTCGCTTACTCTGCATCCGATGGATGCAGAATTAGGCCAACCGGTGCCAATGAATGATGCTGACGGACAGCTTTTGCTGAACAAGGTTCAGTCCTTATCTTCCGGCTTAGTCAAGATCGGCAGTGACGGACGCGTTACCCAAGCCGGTAGATAG
- a CDS encoding glycerophosphodiester phosphodiesterase: MKNICVAHRGFSGKAPENTLAAVRMALALPYVSWMEIDVQLTRDGVPVVIHDFTLDRTTNGHGKVKNMDFEPMRRLDAGGWKSRAFRGEKVPSLEEVLDLASGRLKLNIELKTSGDMYPGLEKAVIDLISAKGMRDEVVLTSFDAGVLQRVKELDARFRTGLIYDSRSGDPARKVKELDCSFLSISFTRINAGLAKLLAERGVKTMAWTVDKAKEMRRLAEMHSDIMICTNRPDIWGDTFLEV; encoded by the coding sequence ATGAAAAACATATGTGTTGCCCATCGCGGGTTTTCCGGTAAAGCACCGGAGAACACACTCGCCGCCGTCCGGATGGCACTTGCTCTGCCCTATGTCAGCTGGATGGAAATCGATGTGCAGCTGACCAGGGACGGCGTGCCGGTTGTGATTCATGATTTCACGCTGGACCGGACGACCAACGGTCACGGGAAGGTGAAGAATATGGATTTTGAGCCTATGCGGCGATTAGACGCGGGAGGCTGGAAGAGCCGTGCCTTCCGCGGGGAAAAGGTTCCTTCACTCGAAGAGGTGCTGGATCTTGCTTCCGGGAGACTCAAGCTGAATATTGAGCTGAAGACGAGCGGCGACATGTATCCGGGTCTGGAGAAGGCGGTCATTGATCTGATCTCCGCTAAAGGCATGCGCGATGAAGTAGTGCTGACCTCCTTCGATGCAGGGGTGCTTCAACGGGTAAAAGAACTGGATGCCCGGTTTCGTACCGGGCTGATCTATGACTCCCGTTCAGGTGATCCTGCGCGCAAGGTGAAGGAGCTGGACTGCTCCTTTCTGTCAATCAGCTTTACTAGAATCAACGCCGGGCTGGCCAAGCTGCTGGCCGAACGCGGAGTGAAGACCATGGCCTGGACCGTAGATAAGGCGAAGGAAATGCGCCGCCTGGCTGAGATGCATTCGGATATCATGATCTGTACGAACCGCCCGGATATATGGGGCGACACCTTTTTGGAAGTCTGA
- a CDS encoding fumarylacetoacetate hydrolase family protein, with protein sequence MCADVNNVYCVGRNYRLHAEELGNKVPAEPLIFLKPSHAAVPLDKAIIHLPQDAGLIHYEGELVLRIARDYVPGMSVDELVDVMALGLDFTLRDVHNDLQKKGLPWTPAKGFKNAAPLTPYIAFPEKEELEATDFTVLKNGVEVQRGNVKDMIFSLQKIVEFIAARYGLGKDDVIFTGTPAGVGPVVSGDSFELFWGDKLLGTCLVG encoded by the coding sequence ATGTGTGCTGATGTAAATAATGTGTACTGTGTTGGACGTAATTATAGATTGCATGCGGAGGAACTGGGGAACAAGGTTCCTGCAGAACCGCTGATTTTTCTGAAGCCCTCCCATGCTGCTGTTCCGCTAGATAAAGCTATTATTCATCTTCCCCAGGATGCCGGGCTGATCCATTATGAGGGAGAACTTGTCCTGCGTATCGCCCGGGATTATGTGCCGGGCATGAGTGTCGACGAGCTGGTGGATGTTATGGCGCTGGGTCTCGATTTCACACTGCGGGATGTGCACAATGACCTGCAGAAGAAAGGCCTGCCCTGGACGCCGGCCAAAGGCTTCAAGAACGCCGCTCCGCTCACCCCTTATATTGCTTTTCCCGAAAAGGAAGAACTGGAAGCTACAGATTTCACTGTCCTCAAGAATGGTGTAGAGGTGCAGCGGGGGAATGTGAAGGATATGATCTTTTCACTGCAAAAAATCGTCGAATTCATCGCTGCGCGGTATGGGCTTGGTAAAGATGATGTGATTTTTACCGGAACCCCGGCAGGGGTGGGGCCGGTCGTTTCAGGAGACTCCTTCGAGCTGTTCTGGGGCGACAAGCTTTTAGGCACCTGCCTCGTCGGTTAA
- the hemG gene encoding protoporphyrinogen oxidase encodes MTGMPRKIVIIGGGLSGLSAAFYVRKFYREAGYRPDIVLIEKETALGGKIETLHRDGFVIEKGPDSFLARKTVMSDLAKELKLDHELVTTNPNAKKTYILQRGKLHPMPAGLVLGIPTELKPFLKSGLVSFSGKMRAMLDFVIPPRRSSEDESLGDLIERRLGTEVLENMTEPLLAGIYAGDMRKISLQATFPQFGEVERKYGSLIRGMTTGRKPVETHTGTKKSAFLTFRNGLQSLVEALIRELHDVEQRTGAAAAGITVLNNAATDAARYEVKLETGEILQADDIYVTVQDFAAAELFRPYVDVSPLENVNYVSVANVVLAFAKKDIVTEYDGSGFLVPRKEGRNITACTWTSTKWLHTSPDDKVLLRCYVGRSGDEQNVELPDQALTELVLKDLREIMGITAKPLFAEITRLKHSMPQYPVGHPARIAGFRSELGQKLPGVYAFGAGYDAIGLPDCIKQAKEAAESAAAGLKKQPEPEAVFI; translated from the coding sequence ATGACCGGTATGCCCCGGAAGATCGTCATTATCGGCGGAGGCCTCAGCGGCCTCAGCGCCGCTTTTTATGTCCGCAAGTTTTACCGGGAAGCCGGATACCGGCCTGATATTGTGCTGATCGAGAAGGAAACTGCACTCGGCGGCAAAATTGAAACCTTGCACCGCGACGGCTTCGTCATTGAGAAGGGGCCGGATTCCTTTCTGGCCCGCAAAACAGTGATGAGTGATCTGGCCAAGGAGCTTAAGCTGGATCATGAGCTGGTTACAACCAATCCGAATGCCAAGAAGACGTACATACTGCAGCGGGGCAAGCTTCATCCGATGCCGGCCGGGCTGGTTCTCGGCATTCCTACCGAGCTGAAGCCGTTCCTCAAGAGCGGCCTGGTATCCTTCAGCGGCAAAATGCGGGCGATGCTCGATTTCGTGATTCCGCCGCGCCGGAGCAGCGAAGATGAGTCGCTCGGAGACCTGATCGAGCGGCGCCTGGGAACAGAGGTCCTGGAGAATATGACAGAACCGCTGCTCGCCGGGATTTATGCGGGTGATATGCGTAAGATCAGTCTTCAGGCCACCTTTCCTCAATTCGGTGAAGTCGAGCGCAAGTACGGGAGTCTGATCCGTGGAATGACTACCGGCCGCAAGCCCGTCGAGACGCATACAGGTACCAAGAAAAGTGCCTTCCTGACCTTCCGTAATGGTCTGCAAAGCCTTGTGGAGGCCTTAATCCGTGAACTGCATGATGTGGAGCAGCGGACCGGAGCGGCAGCAGCGGGGATTACCGTGCTGAACAATGCTGCAACAGATGCCGCGCGGTATGAGGTGAAGCTGGAGACTGGTGAAATTCTGCAGGCGGATGATATTTATGTCACCGTGCAGGATTTTGCTGCAGCGGAGCTGTTCCGTCCGTATGTTGATGTATCTCCGCTGGAGAACGTTAATTATGTATCCGTTGCGAATGTGGTGCTGGCTTTTGCCAAGAAGGACATCGTCACCGAGTATGACGGCTCTGGCTTTCTAGTTCCACGTAAGGAAGGACGCAATATTACAGCCTGCACCTGGACCTCCACGAAATGGCTGCACACCAGCCCTGATGACAAAGTGCTGCTGCGCTGCTACGTCGGGCGTTCCGGTGATGAGCAGAATGTGGAGCTGCCGGATCAGGCGCTGACGGAACTGGTGCTGAAGGATCTGCGGGAAATCATGGGAATTACGGCTAAACCGCTGTTTGCGGAAATTACCCGGCTTAAGCATTCGATGCCGCAATATCCTGTCGGGCATCCGGCCAGAATAGCCGGTTTCCGCAGTGAGCTGGGACAGAAGCTGCCCGGCGTTTATGCTTTTGGCGCAGGCTATGATGCTATAGGCTTGCCGGACTGCATTAAGCAGGCTAAGGAAGCTGCCGAAAGCGCTGCGGCCGGCTTGAAGAAACAGCCGGAACCCGAAGCTGTATTCATTTAA
- a CDS encoding MFS transporter: MKNWETWKVNLMVLWFGQFLVNAGMTMITPFLSLYLAKDLGVTGDHAIGMWAGLIFAANFLTSFLFQPLWGKLADKYGRKIMLLRSSFGMAIVMVLMGFAQSPMQLLLLRLLNGTISGFNPASIALVSGTTPKPRMGFAMGLMQSGSVAGTILGPLIGGALADWIGFRPIFYVVGALLFVASLLALFLVKEKFNRVEAAKVPQVSVFEGFKELAKVPQLPALFGVTFLLQFAMISPMSLLPLYVEKLHGSAVNIAFWAGMVSAVTGISNMLASPLLGRLSDKVGAHRILTYALIGASLFLIPQAFVTSVWQLIIIRFLMGVFMGGLLPSVNALIRSYTPDGKESRAFGFNSSTLALGNMLGAVIGGFLSGYIGIEGLFIISGGFLLINTVWVRLKLYKPTRHHWFR; this comes from the coding sequence TTGAAGAATTGGGAGACATGGAAGGTCAACCTCATGGTGCTTTGGTTTGGCCAATTTCTGGTAAATGCCGGCATGACAATGATTACCCCGTTCCTGTCTCTTTATCTCGCCAAGGATCTGGGTGTAACCGGTGATCATGCAATCGGGATGTGGGCAGGCCTAATTTTTGCCGCAAACTTTTTGACCTCGTTCCTATTCCAGCCGCTGTGGGGCAAGCTCGCCGACAAATACGGCCGCAAAATCATGCTTCTGCGCTCCAGCTTCGGTATGGCCATCGTCATGGTACTGATGGGCTTCGCCCAGTCGCCGATGCAGCTCCTGCTGCTGCGTCTGCTGAATGGGACGATTTCCGGCTTCAACCCGGCCTCCATCGCGCTGGTATCCGGTACAACACCTAAACCCCGTATGGGCTTTGCCATGGGGCTGATGCAGTCCGGCTCGGTGGCCGGAACAATTCTGGGACCTTTGATCGGCGGAGCGCTGGCTGACTGGATCGGCTTCCGCCCGATTTTTTATGTCGTCGGTGCGCTGCTGTTCGTTGCTTCACTGCTCGCTTTATTCCTTGTCAAAGAGAAGTTCAACCGGGTCGAAGCCGCAAAAGTACCGCAGGTATCGGTATTCGAAGGGTTTAAGGAGCTGGCCAAGGTGCCGCAGCTGCCAGCACTGTTCGGCGTGACCTTCCTGCTGCAGTTTGCGATGATCAGCCCGATGTCTCTGCTGCCGCTATACGTAGAGAAGCTGCATGGCTCAGCCGTTAATATTGCATTCTGGGCAGGGATGGTCAGCGCTGTTACCGGTATATCCAACATGCTGGCTTCTCCGCTTCTCGGCAGGCTGAGCGACAAGGTCGGCGCCCATCGTATCTTGACCTATGCGCTGATCGGCGCATCCCTGTTCCTTATTCCGCAAGCCTTTGTAACAAGCGTCTGGCAGCTGATCATCATCCGTTTCCTGATGGGAGTGTTTATGGGAGGGCTGCTGCCAAGCGTGAACGCACTCATCCGTTCCTATACTCCAGACGGTAAAGAGAGCAGGGCCTTCGGCTTCAACAGCAGCACGCTGGCTCTGGGTAATATGCTTGGGGCGGTTATCGGCGGATTCTTATCGGGTTATATCGGGATTGAAGGCCTCTTCATTATTTCCGGCGGGTTCCTGCTGATCAATACAGTCTGGGTACGCCTCAAGCTGTACAAGCCGACCCGGCACCATTGGTTCCGCTGA
- a CDS encoding DUF92 domain-containing protein: MLWILGACGALLVAGAAYRKRSLSFSGMIAAFVMGTIYFGAGNAFWFGILLLFFISSSLLSKLHHENKAELELTYDKTGTRDAGQVFANGGMGMLLVLLNAVYPLELWGFLFIGVMATVTSDTWATEIGTLAKKPPRSVLTGKVLPAGTSGGVSLPGTLAAAAGGALIGAASWLLRAASGMEDHSFLLLSLAGLIGGLAGAFADSILGATVQRMNRCSVCGREVEASRHCGQPTVYARGWRWMDNDAVNAISSIIGGAAALLVSLL, encoded by the coding sequence ATGCTGTGGATATTAGGTGCCTGTGGCGCCTTGCTGGTTGCCGGAGCAGCTTACCGGAAGCGTTCGCTGAGCTTCTCCGGCATGATCGCGGCTTTTGTAATGGGTACGATTTACTTTGGAGCAGGCAATGCTTTCTGGTTCGGTATTCTTCTGCTTTTTTTTATCTCCTCAAGTCTGCTCTCGAAGCTTCATCACGAGAACAAAGCAGAGCTTGAGCTGACCTATGATAAGACCGGCACGCGTGATGCGGGGCAGGTCTTCGCGAACGGCGGAATGGGTATGCTGCTCGTCTTGCTGAACGCGGTTTATCCGCTGGAGCTTTGGGGATTTCTTTTCATTGGCGTAATGGCGACCGTGACCTCAGATACATGGGCCACGGAAATCGGCACCCTGGCGAAGAAGCCTCCCCGTTCTGTGCTGACAGGCAAAGTGCTGCCGGCGGGAACCTCGGGCGGCGTATCGCTGCCGGGCACACTAGCCGCTGCCGCGGGCGGGGCGCTGATCGGCGCTGCCTCCTGGCTGCTGCGTGCGGCTTCCGGAATGGAAGACCATTCCTTCCTGCTGCTGTCGCTAGCCGGCCTTATCGGCGGACTCGCCGGCGCGTTCGCCGACTCCATCCTGGGCGCTACAGTGCAGCGGATGAACCGCTGCTCCGTATGCGGCCGTGAGGTGGAGGCTTCTCGGCATTGCGGTCAGCCTACTGTATACGCAAGAGGCTGGCGCTGGATGGACAATGATGCTGTCAATGCGATCAGTTCCATCATTGGCGGTGCAGCCGCCCTGCTGGTTAGTTTACTGTAA
- the hemH gene encoding ferrochelatase: protein MTAKIGVLVMSYGTPESLEGVEAYYTHIRRGNEPSPEQLKELKDRYEAIVGGVFPLRENTDRQVEALQEMLNRSGGDVEYVCYQGLKHAQPFIEDGVEAMVRDGITQAVGIVLAPHYSVMSVGTYIKRAKEKADACGIRMEFVESYHLHPELIDVLSRRVSAKLDQFEETGAARGDVQVLFSAHSLPERILAMGDPYRDQLLETSKAIADRAGVTSWQFTWQSAGRTAEPWLGPDILDTLRELSKSQVKYVLSAPIGFVSDHLEVLYDLDIEAQALASELDLRLMRIDSLNSDPAYMSVLSDVVRTKASELKVIQP, encoded by the coding sequence GTGACAGCTAAAATTGGTGTACTCGTGATGTCTTACGGCACGCCTGAAAGTCTGGAGGGTGTGGAAGCCTATTATACTCATATCCGGCGCGGCAACGAGCCTTCCCCGGAGCAGCTTAAAGAGCTGAAGGATCGCTACGAAGCGATTGTCGGCGGCGTGTTCCCGCTCCGGGAGAATACAGACCGTCAGGTGGAGGCTCTGCAGGAGATGCTGAACCGCAGCGGCGGGGATGTGGAATATGTTTGCTACCAGGGACTCAAGCATGCCCAGCCTTTTATTGAAGACGGCGTTGAAGCTATGGTGCGGGATGGCATTACCCAGGCGGTCGGCATTGTACTTGCCCCCCATTATTCTGTAATGAGCGTTGGCACATACATCAAACGGGCAAAAGAAAAAGCGGATGCCTGCGGAATCCGGATGGAATTCGTGGAGAGCTACCACCTGCATCCGGAACTGATAGACGTGCTCAGCAGACGGGTATCAGCCAAGCTGGATCAATTTGAAGAGACCGGCGCAGCCCGCGGGGATGTGCAGGTCTTATTCAGCGCGCATAGCCTTCCGGAACGGATTCTTGCCATGGGCGATCCTTACCGGGACCAGCTGCTCGAAACCTCCAAGGCAATCGCTGACAGGGCAGGAGTCACCTCCTGGCAGTTCACCTGGCAGAGTGCAGGCAGAACGGCTGAACCTTGGCTGGGTCCGGACATTCTGGATACACTGCGTGAGCTGTCCAAAAGCCAGGTGAAGTATGTGCTGTCTGCTCCGATCGGGTTCGTGTCCGACCATCTGGAAGTGCTGTATGACCTTGATATTGAAGCCCAGGCGCTTGCTTCCGAGCTGGATCTGCGGCTGATGCGGATTGATTCGCTGAACAGCGATCCGGCGTATATGTCTGTGCTCAGCGATGTAGTCCGCACCAAGGCAAGCGAGCTGAAGGTGATTCAGCCATGA
- the hemE gene encoding uroporphyrinogen decarboxylase: MTYNDTFIRACRQQDTDHVPVWYMRQAGRYDPEYRKIKEKYSLLEICSQPELAAEVTLMPVRKLGVDAAILYSDIMNPVASIGVKFDIVKNIGPVIENPIATAADVERLKPIDVEGDLSHVLETIAILDKELDVPLITFAGAPFTIASYLIEGRPSKSYHRTKEMMFSQPRVWEKLMDKLGDMVIAYLRAHVKSGGKAFQLFDSWVGALAPRDFERYVLPTISRIFAELSVLDVPKIYFPGVSSGELLPSLTKLQADVIGLDWRVSLTEGRRRTGGGFAIQGNLDPYLLTAPMELLKERAKDLIDEGIQEPGYIFNLGHGLFPEASLDTLRELTEYIHEYSQQALKQAAAPKL, encoded by the coding sequence ATGACCTACAATGATACTTTTATCCGCGCCTGCAGACAGCAGGACACGGACCACGTTCCCGTATGGTACATGCGGCAAGCCGGCCGTTATGATCCCGAGTACCGTAAAATCAAGGAAAAATATTCGCTGCTGGAAATTTGCAGCCAGCCGGAACTTGCGGCGGAAGTGACCTTGATGCCTGTGCGCAAGCTGGGTGTGGATGCGGCTATCCTGTATTCCGACATTATGAACCCGGTGGCTTCGATCGGTGTGAAGTTTGACATCGTGAAGAATATCGGCCCGGTTATCGAGAATCCGATTGCGACAGCTGCCGATGTAGAGCGGCTGAAACCGATTGATGTAGAAGGCGACCTCAGCCATGTGCTGGAGACTATCGCCATTCTGGACAAGGAACTGGATGTACCGCTGATTACGTTCGCCGGTGCCCCGTTCACGATTGCCAGTTATTTAATTGAAGGCAGGCCTTCAAAGAGCTATCACCGTACCAAGGAAATGATGTTCAGCCAGCCCCGCGTCTGGGAGAAACTGATGGATAAGCTGGGCGATATGGTCATTGCTTATCTCCGTGCCCATGTGAAGAGCGGCGGCAAAGCCTTTCAGCTGTTCGACAGCTGGGTGGGAGCACTGGCCCCGCGTGACTTCGAACGGTATGTGCTGCCTACGATTTCCCGTATTTTTGCCGAATTGTCGGTTCTTGATGTACCGAAGATTTATTTTCCGGGCGTAAGCTCCGGGGAACTGCTGCCAAGCCTTACCAAGCTGCAGGCTGATGTCATCGGACTGGACTGGCGCGTGAGCCTTACTGAAGGCAGACGCAGAACCGGCGGAGGTTTTGCCATTCAGGGCAATCTCGATCCTTATCTGCTGACAGCTCCAATGGAGCTGCTCAAGGAACGGGCTAAGGATTTGATTGACGAGGGCATACAGGAGCCGGGATATATATTTAATCTGGGTCACGGCTTATTTCCGGAGGCTTCACTGGACACGCTAAGAGAGCTGACGGAGTATATCCATGAGTATTCACAGCAGGCGCTGAAACAAGCAGCTGCACCGAAATTATAA
- a CDS encoding O-methyltransferase — protein sequence MPNQEEYSEMLYTEDELLLEVKQAIADYGMPEVSIAPGYGRLLSMLIRLSRSTRILEIGALGGYSGICLCRGFASGGQLTSLELKAEYARLAHSHLAKAGFGESVEYKIGPALDSLKGLEAEGRTFDFFFIDADKENYPNYLEYAIRLASPGAIIAGDNIFLRGRTLNTDKNGPAVQAMRRFNEMIASDERLTSTLLPAYDGLALAMVK from the coding sequence ATGCCTAATCAGGAAGAATACAGTGAAATGCTTTATACAGAGGATGAATTATTGCTTGAGGTCAAACAGGCGATTGCGGATTACGGGATGCCTGAGGTCTCCATCGCTCCGGGGTACGGGCGGCTGCTCTCGATGCTGATCCGTCTGTCCCGCTCCACCCGCATTCTGGAGATTGGTGCGCTTGGCGGATACAGCGGAATCTGCTTATGCCGCGGATTTGCTTCCGGCGGCCAGCTGACCTCCCTTGAGCTGAAGGCAGAATACGCCCGACTGGCACATAGCCACTTAGCCAAAGCAGGCTTCGGCGAATCCGTAGAATACAAAATCGGCCCTGCGCTGGACAGCCTGAAGGGGCTCGAAGCAGAGGGCCGGACATTTGATTTCTTTTTCATCGATGCGGACAAAGAGAATTATCCGAATTATCTGGAGTATGCAATCCGCCTGGCATCACCGGGGGCCATTATCGCCGGGGATAATATTTTCCTGCGCGGCCGCACCCTGAACACTGATAAGAACGGGCCCGCAGTACAGGCGATGCGCCGGTTCAATGAGATGATCGCCAGCGATGAGCGGCTGACCAGCACGCTGCTGCCTGCGTACGATGGACTGGCTTTAGCCATGGTGAAGTAA